A single Aminobacterium mobile DSM 12262 DNA region contains:
- a CDS encoding FmdE family protein, translating to MKIQPLSSEIIEDVIHFHGHWCPGLALGIRVAQIALAEIGHSSDEEIVAICETDMCGVDAIQFLTGCTLGKGNLIIRPYGKMAFSFYRRKDGKSIRVVLKNNGKASGDIYYRELQEKMNSGTITEKERETFAKLRFDRCHSVLNAPIEEFFIVEETRETVPPHAPMTGSVKCCQCGEGVMETKSRFFKGEFYCLPCFEKFIPRP from the coding sequence ATGAAAATACAGCCTCTCAGCTCCGAAATTATTGAAGACGTAATACATTTTCACGGGCATTGGTGCCCTGGATTGGCTCTTGGTATTCGTGTGGCACAGATTGCTTTGGCTGAAATAGGACACAGTTCTGATGAGGAAATAGTAGCAATCTGCGAAACAGATATGTGTGGTGTCGATGCTATTCAATTTCTGACAGGATGCACATTGGGAAAGGGGAACCTCATTATCCGTCCCTATGGGAAAATGGCTTTTTCCTTTTACCGAAGGAAAGATGGTAAATCTATACGCGTTGTGCTCAAAAATAACGGGAAAGCGTCAGGAGATATTTATTATAGAGAGTTACAAGAGAAAATGAATTCAGGGACTATCACTGAGAAGGAGCGAGAAACTTTTGCAAAACTTCGGTTTGATCGATGTCACTCTGTTTTAAATGCCCCTATAGAAGAGTTTTTTATCGTAGAAGAGACAAGAGAGACAGTTCCCCCTCACGCCCCTATGACAGGAAGCGTGAAATGCTGTCAATGCGGCGAAGGGGTTATGGAGACAAAATCCAGGTTTTTTAAAGGGGAGTTTTACTGCCTCCCCTGCTTCGAAAAATTCATACCTCGTCCTTAA
- a CDS encoding phosphoribosyltransferase family protein: MENTYELHISGLTRHLKKVKISDDLVIASFVMLGDTELIERTAEDLYRKLPNDIDYLVCPEAKGIPLTHAIARRLGINYVIVRKSVKGYMKNPVIEKVQSITTREPQIIVLDGLDAEKLTNKRVCIVDDVVSTGGSLKALERLLSHVQCTVVAKVAVLLEEGGYDKEDLIYLGNLPVFKE; this comes from the coding sequence ATGGAAAATACCTATGAGCTTCATATTTCAGGTTTAACTCGGCACTTGAAAAAAGTAAAAATTAGCGATGATCTTGTGATTGCTTCTTTTGTCATGTTGGGCGATACAGAGCTTATAGAGCGGACGGCGGAAGACCTCTATCGCAAACTGCCAAATGATATCGATTACCTTGTATGTCCTGAAGCCAAGGGAATTCCTTTAACTCACGCCATTGCCAGACGTTTAGGTATTAATTACGTAATTGTCAGGAAGTCGGTAAAGGGGTATATGAAGAACCCGGTTATTGAAAAGGTGCAGTCCATTACTACCAGAGAGCCTCAAATTATTGTTCTCGATGGTCTAGATGCTGAAAAATTAACGAACAAGCGAGTTTGTATTGTAGACGATGTGGTCTCTACAGGAGGATCATTGAAAGCTCTGGAGAGATTGCTGTCACATGTTCAGTGTACTGTTGTCGCTAAAGTGGCCGTCCTTCTTGAAGAAGGGGGCTATGATAAAGAAGATTTGATTTACCTCGGGAATTTGCCTGTTTTCAAGGAATAG
- a CDS encoding amino acid ABC transporter ATP-binding protein, translated as MTTLTQQEDVILRVENIHKSYGNVEVLKGVSFSVRKGETKVFIGPSGTGKSTLLRCINQLTIPDKGQIWLHGEEVTHSKKNINFFRQKMGMVFQNFYLFDHLTALRNVEIALIKVKGMKKDAARDKAMEELSRVGMDSFAQHYPSQLSGGQAQRVSIARALAMDPDVMLFDEPTSALDPELIGEVLEVMKDLARGGMTMLVVTHEMGFACSVANEIMFMEEGTILESGSPEKLLNAPQYERTRQFLRKLTDLYGELGKVNG; from the coding sequence ATGACGACATTAACGCAACAAGAAGACGTTATCTTACGAGTAGAGAATATTCATAAATCCTATGGGAACGTAGAAGTACTGAAGGGAGTTTCCTTTTCTGTCAGGAAAGGAGAGACAAAAGTCTTCATAGGCCCTTCTGGTACAGGAAAAAGTACGCTGCTTCGTTGTATCAACCAACTGACCATCCCGGATAAAGGGCAAATTTGGCTTCATGGAGAAGAGGTAACTCACTCTAAAAAAAATATTAATTTTTTTCGGCAGAAGATGGGAATGGTTTTTCAGAATTTTTACCTCTTCGATCACCTTACAGCGCTTCGTAATGTGGAGATCGCTCTTATCAAGGTGAAGGGAATGAAAAAAGACGCTGCTCGGGATAAAGCCATGGAAGAACTCTCTCGTGTAGGAATGGACTCTTTCGCTCAACACTACCCTTCCCAGCTTTCTGGAGGTCAGGCTCAGCGAGTTTCTATCGCCAGGGCCTTAGCCATGGATCCTGACGTCATGCTTTTTGATGAGCCTACATCTGCCTTGGATCCTGAACTCATAGGGGAAGTGCTGGAAGTCATGAAAGATCTCGCCAGAGGAGGGATGACCATGCTTGTAGTTACACACGAGATGGGATTTGCCTGCTCTGTAGCCAATGAAATCATGTTTATGGAGGAGGGGACAATTTTGGAAAGTGGGAGTCCGGAAAAACTATTAAACGCCCCTCAATATGAAAGGACTCGCCAATTTTTAAGAAAATTAACAGATCTTTACGGAGAGTTGGGAAAAGTAAATGGATAA
- a CDS encoding (2Fe-2S)-binding protein, whose translation MNWKEAHQETTVCYCKNVNKQQILRAITNGAKTLQDIQSMTGACTGNQCATLNPSGICCSKDINELLAIYIPIFEKLSSGNCG comes from the coding sequence ATGAATTGGAAAGAAGCACATCAAGAAACAACTGTCTGTTACTGTAAAAACGTGAATAAGCAACAGATTCTTCGTGCAATAACAAATGGAGCTAAAACACTACAAGATATTCAAAGCATGACTGGAGCCTGCACAGGGAACCAATGCGCTACATTAAACCCTTCTGGGATATGCTGTTCGAAAGACATTAATGAGCTCTTGGCTATTTATATTCCTATCTTTGAAAAGCTTTCCAGTGGAAACTGCGGTTGA
- a CDS encoding ABC transporter substrate-binding protein: MKKKLAIIMGCLLLVLAASGVMAAEKKTYIVGIDGDYYPYSFIGQDGKPTGFDVESIEWIAQEMGFEVKVQPMAWDGIIPALLAKKIDMVYSGMTASPERRKVVDFSKVYWIINQAVCVKAESEINMGNLFDGKKTIGTQRGCTAALWLEDYLVKTGILPKENLKLYDNFPLAAKDLENGRINAAMMDDVIVAKAVEGKPLKVIGTISTGEEYAVAIRKEDSDLKELINTGLDRLMSSPKWNELKAKYKMF; this comes from the coding sequence ATGAAAAAAAAGTTAGCAATAATCATGGGCTGTCTTCTTCTTGTTCTGGCAGCCAGCGGAGTAATGGCAGCGGAAAAGAAGACGTACATCGTAGGAATTGATGGGGATTATTATCCCTACTCTTTTATTGGCCAAGATGGTAAACCCACAGGATTTGACGTGGAATCTATCGAGTGGATCGCTCAAGAGATGGGTTTTGAAGTAAAGGTACAGCCTATGGCATGGGATGGCATTATTCCTGCCCTTCTCGCAAAGAAAATAGACATGGTCTATTCGGGAATGACAGCCTCTCCTGAACGGAGAAAAGTAGTTGATTTCAGCAAGGTATACTGGATCATTAATCAGGCTGTCTGCGTAAAAGCCGAATCGGAAATCAATATGGGGAATCTCTTCGACGGCAAAAAAACTATAGGAACTCAACGAGGTTGCACAGCAGCTTTGTGGTTGGAAGATTATCTTGTAAAAACAGGAATTCTCCCAAAAGAAAATCTTAAACTCTACGATAACTTTCCTCTAGCTGCAAAAGACCTGGAAAACGGCCGGATCAATGCTGCCATGATGGACGATGTTATTGTTGCTAAGGCAGTAGAGGGGAAACCTCTCAAAGTTATTGGAACAATCTCTACGGGAGAAGAATACGCCGTAGCAATTCGGAAAGAGGATTCGGACCTCAAAGAATTAATCAATACCGGTCTTGATCGTCTCATGAGCTCTCCGAAATGGAATGAACTCAAAGCAAAATACAAGATGTTCTAG
- a CDS encoding amino acid ABC transporter permease, with protein MDNLLFIQKDVLPALLEGLIVSIKLIIWSIPFGLVTGTLIAVGRVYGNKSISFFCKLYVIFFKGTPLLILLFMLYFGLPSMGISLSPFAASVLGFVLCNGAYNSEYIRGAIQSVKGGQLIAAQALGMTRAQAVWNIILPQALRRAIPGCSNEMIYLIKYSSLAYMLTCIELTGAGKIIAGRSFRYTLVFSVVGIIYLFMVTLASWLLSILEKKLYIPGWSQES; from the coding sequence ATGGATAATCTGCTCTTCATTCAAAAAGATGTACTTCCGGCTTTGTTGGAAGGACTCATTGTATCGATCAAGCTTATTATATGGTCGATTCCCTTTGGCTTGGTAACAGGGACACTTATAGCGGTTGGAAGAGTGTACGGGAACAAGTCCATTTCTTTTTTTTGTAAGCTTTACGTCATTTTCTTCAAGGGAACTCCCCTTTTAATTTTACTTTTTATGCTCTATTTCGGTCTACCGTCCATGGGGATTTCTCTCAGCCCTTTCGCAGCTTCAGTTCTGGGATTTGTCCTCTGTAACGGCGCCTATAATTCAGAGTATATTCGAGGGGCTATACAATCTGTAAAAGGCGGCCAGCTCATAGCCGCGCAAGCTTTAGGCATGACACGAGCCCAAGCTGTCTGGAATATTATTCTTCCTCAAGCGTTACGACGAGCTATTCCAGGGTGCTCTAATGAAATGATCTACCTGATCAAATATTCGTCTCTGGCATATATGCTCACGTGCATAGAGCTCACTGGCGCCGGGAAAATAATAGCAGGGCGTTCTTTTAGGTACACCCTTGTCTTTTCCGTCGTAGGCATCATCTATCTCTTTATGGTAACTCTTGCCAGTTGGCTTCTATCGATCCTCGAAAAAAAACTTTACATCCCTGGATGGAGCCAAGAAAGCTAA
- a CDS encoding MGDG synthase family glycosyltransferase, with protein MRPVHLVYVSAGGGHRAAARAVQEELDARKIPNVMMDLLDFSSDLFKWSYSDVYAFVSEHAHIACKVMYELTDQDREESAVLRLLEKINMENVKKFMRYLTENQPDVCVGTHFFPLSVLSHMKEQGLYRGKIYGIVTDYGLHRMWISQFVDSYFVGGASVKEDLLQAGIPEHKIIMSGIPVMKRYGELYHRDRQFYKSNEFSILFVASSVPNSLVLDILEGVIESGMSLSLSVVAGRNEDLIEQLERITIPSRVKFQLLGFVENLYDYMAEADVMITKPGGLTVSEAFCAGAPLLMINPIPKQEINNAKYIESHNAGIWARSASEAIHHLRDLYSSPEKLQIIRANARKLAFPHAAKAVADAVLSALNI; from the coding sequence GTGAGACCGGTTCATCTTGTTTATGTTTCTGCTGGTGGTGGGCATCGAGCGGCGGCGAGAGCCGTGCAAGAAGAACTCGATGCTCGGAAAATTCCAAATGTGATGATGGATCTGCTCGATTTTTCGAGTGATCTCTTTAAATGGTCCTATAGCGATGTCTATGCTTTCGTGAGCGAACATGCCCATATCGCTTGTAAAGTGATGTACGAATTGACGGATCAAGATAGGGAAGAAAGCGCTGTCTTAAGACTGCTGGAAAAGATTAATATGGAGAATGTGAAAAAGTTTATGAGGTATCTTACTGAAAACCAGCCAGATGTTTGTGTGGGAACCCATTTTTTCCCTCTCTCTGTCTTGTCTCACATGAAGGAACAGGGGCTCTACAGAGGGAAAATATACGGTATTGTTACCGATTATGGTCTTCATAGAATGTGGATCAGCCAATTTGTAGATTCTTACTTTGTAGGAGGAGCTTCTGTGAAGGAAGATCTCCTACAGGCAGGGATTCCTGAACATAAAATTATTATGTCTGGAATTCCAGTGATGAAAAGATACGGAGAGCTTTACCATCGAGACCGCCAGTTCTATAAAAGCAACGAATTTTCGATTCTTTTTGTAGCAAGTAGTGTTCCTAACTCCCTTGTCCTTGATATCCTTGAAGGAGTTATAGAATCGGGTATGTCTCTTTCCCTTTCAGTCGTGGCCGGGCGGAACGAAGACCTTATAGAACAACTGGAACGAATAACGATTCCTTCCAGGGTCAAATTTCAACTCCTTGGTTTTGTAGAGAATCTTTACGACTATATGGCTGAAGCAGATGTAATGATTACTAAGCCTGGTGGGCTTACAGTAAGCGAAGCTTTTTGTGCAGGAGCGCCTCTTCTTATGATTAATCCCATTCCAAAGCAGGAAATTAATAATGCCAAATACATAGAATCCCACAATGCAGGCATCTGGGCTCGTTCTGCATCAGAAGCTATTCACCACCTCCGGGATCTCTATAGTTCGCCTGAAAAATTGCAAATTATACGGGCAAACGCGAGAAAGCTCGCTTTCCCTCATGCGGCAAAAGCAGTGGCAGATGCGGTGCTTTCAGCTTTAAATATCTGA
- a CDS encoding iron ABC transporter substrate-binding protein: MKRRLATVFVIVFCAFAVLFFAGESFAQSTHTIRVSDSIGREIQISVPAERVICSGSGCLRLLVYLQGQNRVVAVEDNEKKGNFGPRPYALANPWLKDLPLMGEFRGNANPELILGVQPLPQVIFKTYLESGIPVHVLEEKTGIPVIGLGYGNLAHGREMLYSSLRLMGKIIGHEERGESVVSFFEEHIADLQKRTQGIAPQERKTCYVGGIASRGPHGFSSTELAYPPFVFTGAVHVAAPKNGQEEKNTHADVSKEKLLEWDPDVIFVDLSTLNADDRTNALSQLKNDPIYQELSAVKNGEIYGVLPYNWYTQNFGSILADAYFVGKVLYPDRFLDVDPAQKADEIYRFLVGKNVFQEMNDQFQDLAFTKISLK, translated from the coding sequence ATGAAGCGCAGATTGGCAACTGTTTTTGTCATTGTTTTTTGTGCGTTTGCGGTTTTATTTTTTGCAGGGGAAAGTTTTGCGCAGTCTACACATACAATAAGGGTTTCTGATTCTATTGGAAGAGAAATACAGATTTCTGTTCCCGCCGAACGAGTTATATGTTCAGGATCAGGATGTTTACGACTTCTAGTATACCTTCAGGGGCAAAATAGAGTCGTTGCTGTAGAAGATAACGAAAAGAAAGGGAATTTCGGTCCTCGCCCCTATGCCTTAGCCAACCCATGGTTGAAAGACCTGCCGTTGATGGGAGAGTTTCGAGGGAATGCAAATCCGGAGTTGATTTTAGGGGTGCAGCCTCTTCCACAGGTAATTTTTAAAACTTATCTGGAATCGGGAATTCCAGTTCATGTTCTTGAAGAAAAAACAGGTATCCCTGTCATAGGGTTAGGATATGGAAACCTGGCACATGGTAGAGAAATGCTCTATAGTTCCCTTCGACTCATGGGGAAGATTATTGGGCATGAAGAGCGAGGAGAATCTGTTGTTTCTTTTTTCGAAGAACATATTGCCGATCTACAGAAAAGGACGCAAGGTATAGCTCCGCAAGAACGTAAAACTTGTTATGTAGGTGGCATTGCTTCTCGTGGGCCTCATGGTTTCAGTTCTACCGAATTGGCCTATCCTCCTTTCGTGTTCACAGGTGCTGTGCATGTAGCGGCTCCTAAAAATGGGCAGGAGGAGAAGAATACCCACGCAGATGTGTCGAAAGAAAAGTTGTTGGAGTGGGATCCTGATGTCATTTTTGTCGATCTTTCCACGTTGAATGCTGATGATCGGACGAATGCCCTTTCCCAACTGAAAAATGACCCTATCTACCAGGAACTTTCTGCCGTTAAAAATGGGGAGATTTATGGGGTGTTGCCTTACAATTGGTATACTCAAAATTTCGGATCTATTCTGGCAGATGCTTACTTCGTGGGGAAAGTACTCTATCCTGACCGCTTTCTTGATGTGGATCCTGCCCAAAAAGCCGATGAAATTTACCGGTTCCTTGTAGGTAAGAACGTTTTCCAGGAAATGAACGATCAATTTCAAGATTTAGCTTTCACGAAAATATCCTTGAAATAG
- a CDS encoding amino acid ABC transporter permease, which yields MGSLEVIFISLPYLLQGALVTLRIVALSLGLGLCMGLPLAVGQVYGSPLTQKIVKFYVWIFRGLPNLVLLFLFFFGIFPSIGIDASAFTTAVVVLGLRSAAYQSQIFRGSILSLGEGQMLAARSLGMSKGQAIKSIILPQAIRLALPGWSNEYPILLTDSSVTYAIGVLEILTRANLVVSRTYQPMPIFLTCAIIFILLNYGGMRLLHYAEGKFRIPGFGNGER from the coding sequence ATGGGAAGTCTGGAGGTTATTTTCATATCGTTACCATATCTACTTCAAGGAGCTCTTGTAACTCTAAGAATTGTGGCTCTTTCACTAGGGCTAGGGCTTTGTATGGGATTGCCTCTGGCTGTAGGACAAGTATATGGCTCTCCTCTTACACAAAAAATAGTAAAATTCTATGTGTGGATTTTCCGAGGCCTTCCGAACCTTGTTCTTCTCTTTCTCTTCTTTTTCGGCATTTTCCCTTCCATTGGAATTGATGCCTCAGCCTTCACAACGGCAGTAGTAGTTCTGGGGCTTCGAAGTGCAGCCTATCAATCCCAGATTTTTAGGGGAAGTATCTTATCCCTTGGAGAAGGACAAATGTTGGCGGCGCGCTCTTTAGGCATGAGCAAAGGACAGGCTATTAAATCTATTATTTTACCCCAGGCCATACGACTGGCTCTTCCTGGATGGTCTAACGAATACCCCATCCTTCTCACCGATTCCTCGGTTACATATGCCATTGGCGTACTGGAAATATTGACCCGGGCTAATCTGGTTGTCTCCAGAACATATCAGCCCATGCCTATTTTTCTCACATGCGCCATTATCTTTATTTTGTTGAATTACGGAGGAATGCGACTCCTTCACTATGCAGAAGGTAAGTTTCGTATTCCTGGTTTTGGAAATGGAGAACGGTAA
- a CDS encoding VIT1/CCC1 transporter family protein: MTSPDDLKRYKRNLIEELEAAELYEIMAAHEKNKALIEIYKRLAETERNHASKWITRIEEAGGVVPVFKRSWRLRTYTFLSKIFGTSFILPAVAAIESRAGSSYSEQNDSLAQSMAVQERSHSRIFRVLSREGKGLEGGAVARLEGRHPATGGNALRAAVLGANDGLVSNLSLVMGVAGAEMSAHSILITGLAGLLAGAISMALGEWLSVQSSRELYEHQISIEKEELEESPEEEMEELALIYQAKGIAPEKAHQMAYHMISDPNTALDTLAREELGIDPEELGGSAWEAAITSFLLFSLGAVFPVFPFFFIEGLPAVATSALLSTVGLFLVGAGITLVTGKSLLFSGLRQIFFGLSAAGVTYVIGRLIGVGLGG; encoded by the coding sequence ATGACATCGCCAGATGATCTGAAACGATATAAAAGGAATCTTATCGAAGAGCTAGAGGCTGCAGAACTTTATGAAATAATGGCTGCTCATGAAAAGAATAAAGCACTTATAGAAATCTATAAGCGCTTGGCTGAAACGGAAAGGAACCACGCTTCCAAATGGATAACTAGAATAGAAGAGGCGGGAGGCGTGGTTCCGGTTTTTAAAAGGAGCTGGCGCTTACGCACGTATACCTTCCTCTCTAAGATATTTGGGACATCATTTATCCTTCCCGCTGTTGCGGCTATAGAAAGCAGGGCGGGATCTTCTTATTCTGAGCAAAACGATTCTCTTGCCCAATCTATGGCTGTTCAGGAACGATCTCACTCACGAATTTTCAGGGTACTGTCTCGGGAAGGCAAGGGGCTTGAAGGAGGAGCTGTTGCTCGTCTTGAAGGGCGCCATCCGGCTACGGGTGGGAATGCTCTTCGTGCGGCAGTTCTTGGGGCTAACGATGGGCTTGTCTCGAATTTAAGCCTCGTTATGGGTGTTGCTGGAGCGGAGATGAGCGCCCATTCTATACTCATTACCGGGTTGGCTGGGCTTTTGGCGGGGGCTATCTCTATGGCTTTGGGAGAGTGGCTTTCTGTTCAGAGTTCAAGGGAACTTTATGAACATCAAATCAGTATTGAAAAAGAGGAACTGGAAGAAAGCCCGGAAGAGGAAATGGAGGAGCTCGCTCTTATTTATCAGGCTAAGGGGATTGCTCCTGAAAAAGCCCATCAGATGGCATATCACATGATTTCTGATCCAAACACTGCTCTTGATACCCTTGCGCGAGAAGAGCTTGGAATTGATCCTGAAGAACTTGGCGGTTCAGCGTGGGAAGCGGCAATAACTTCTTTTCTCCTTTTCTCTTTAGGCGCTGTTTTTCCTGTTTTCCCCTTCTTTTTTATAGAGGGGCTTCCAGCAGTTGCCACAAGTGCTTTATTAAGTACAGTTGGCCTTTTTCTTGTTGGGGCCGGCATTACTCTCGTTACTGGAAAAAGTCTTCTTTTTTCTGGCTTGAGACAAATTTTTTTTGGTCTTTCAGCTGCAGGAGTAACCTATGTAATTGGTCGTCTTATTGGCGTTGGCCTGGGAGGGTAG
- a CDS encoding guanine permease yields MLTNILTAFAVVVNGIPQGLLALSFGFAAFPTAIAFLIGIIGSLTFHSVATISFQAETITLAGTMGRNVQERLSLVFWGAAFLLIPSLLGLNEAIVTFIGPTVVLSMMAGVGIMLAYVAIELFNSERWSGTASMVSGLAVWFITKDLAWTIIISVLVSTAVYNYLKAGKKVSLEETKIDLSRERFVFGDIEWCFWRKPRIFVGALALACLNIGANISFGKITGSIAGANTNIDHLAIYSSLADMGSSLFGGGPVESIISGTATAPNPLLSSVLMMGFMAVILLFKLLPTIGRYVHRSSIAGFLFILGTFVTFATNIHGAVTSVPDVAGPFGFSPWGMVIAATTLVSARWNPFFGLLAGLTIKFFFGV; encoded by the coding sequence ATGCTTACCAACATTCTTACTGCTTTTGCTGTAGTTGTGAACGGAATTCCACAAGGATTGTTAGCTCTTAGTTTCGGTTTTGCTGCTTTCCCCACTGCTATTGCTTTTCTTATCGGTATTATAGGATCCCTTACATTTCATTCTGTTGCTACAATTTCTTTTCAGGCAGAGACTATCACTCTCGCAGGAACTATGGGAAGAAATGTCCAGGAACGATTAAGCCTTGTTTTTTGGGGGGCTGCTTTTCTTCTTATTCCATCTCTTTTAGGGTTGAACGAGGCAATAGTTACATTTATTGGGCCTACGGTAGTGCTTTCTATGATGGCTGGTGTAGGAATTATGCTTGCTTACGTAGCTATAGAACTCTTTAATTCAGAGAGATGGTCAGGAACTGCATCTATGGTTTCAGGTCTTGCCGTCTGGTTTATAACAAAGGATCTGGCGTGGACGATTATTATTTCAGTGCTGGTTTCTACCGCTGTCTATAACTATTTGAAGGCTGGGAAAAAAGTTTCGCTTGAGGAAACGAAGATAGACCTTTCTCGTGAACGTTTTGTTTTTGGCGATATTGAATGGTGTTTTTGGCGAAAACCACGCATTTTTGTAGGTGCGCTGGCTCTTGCCTGTCTCAACATTGGAGCCAATATTAGTTTCGGGAAAATAACAGGAAGCATAGCTGGGGCAAATACAAATATTGACCATCTTGCTATCTATTCAAGTCTTGCCGATATGGGGTCATCTCTTTTTGGCGGAGGTCCTGTAGAATCTATTATTTCCGGAACGGCTACTGCGCCGAATCCCCTTCTGTCATCGGTACTCATGATGGGATTTATGGCGGTGATCCTTCTTTTTAAGCTTCTCCCCACTATAGGACGATATGTTCATCGTTCTTCCATCGCAGGGTTCCTTTTTATTCTTGGAACTTTTGTAACTTTTGCCACTAATATCCATGGTGCTGTTACGTCGGTGCCAGACGTTGCTGGTCCTTTTGGTTTTAGTCCATGGGGCATGGTTATTGCTGCCACGACCTTGGTCTCTGCCCGTTGGAATCCTTTTTTTGGGCTTCTGGCCGGCCTTACTATTAAATTCTTTTTCGGAGTGTGA
- a CDS encoding ABC transporter ATP-binding protein: MILSAKSISFWYGNRSILKDISLHVKKQEIVMILGPNGSGKTTLLRCLNGINRPQKGTVFLGDRNMRHMSGREIAQNVGYVPQSCEQVRLTAFDAILLGRRPYVGWRLSGKDIKKVDAIIHTLGLETLALRYLDEMSGGELQKVTIARALVQEPKLLLLDEPISSLDVKNQIDIMETLRHIVLGHGISAVMSLHDLTMALRYGDRFVFMKEGEVRHILRRAEVSPSVIAEIYDIAVTIDHVQGYPVIIPAW, encoded by the coding sequence TTGATTCTTTCAGCGAAATCCATCTCTTTTTGGTATGGGAACCGTTCAATATTGAAAGATATTTCCCTTCATGTGAAAAAACAGGAAATCGTGATGATCCTTGGCCCTAACGGTTCAGGAAAAACGACGTTGCTTCGTTGTCTCAATGGCATAAATCGACCTCAAAAGGGGACAGTTTTTTTGGGGGATAGGAATATGCGGCATATGTCGGGGCGAGAAATTGCCCAAAACGTGGGATATGTGCCGCAAAGTTGTGAACAAGTACGCCTTACGGCCTTTGATGCCATTCTCCTTGGTCGTCGCCCCTATGTAGGATGGCGTCTATCCGGTAAGGATATAAAAAAAGTAGATGCTATTATTCATACCCTTGGATTGGAAACATTAGCTCTCCGCTACCTTGATGAAATGAGTGGAGGAGAGTTACAGAAAGTAACCATTGCCAGGGCTCTTGTGCAGGAACCAAAACTACTGCTTCTCGATGAGCCCATTAGCAGTCTTGATGTAAAAAATCAAATCGACATTATGGAAACATTAAGACATATTGTCTTAGGACATGGGATTTCCGCAGTCATGTCTCTTCACGATCTTACCATGGCTCTTCGCTATGGAGATCGTTTTGTTTTCATGAAAGAAGGAGAGGTTCGCCACATTCTTCGAAGGGCGGAAGTCTCTCCTTCCGTCATTGCCGAGATTTATGATATTGCTGTAACAATCGATCATGTGCAGGGCTATCCAGTTATTATTCCTGCATGGTAA
- a CDS encoding FecCD family ABC transporter permease produces MHLEEGTLSPLYKEYQARKILWLFSGGVLLCGVIVLSISVGAVRIPPLDVLFTLLGRGDTKRWAIIIWNVRLPQTLAAVVAGAGLSVAGAVMQSILRNPLGSPFTLGISNAAAFGAALSVMVLGAGRMLSSQSDAVSILSPFAATGAAFFSSLVATGVILLLSRTRGATPESMALSGVALASLFTAGTMLLQYFADDTQLAAMVFWTFGDVARAGWRELTIITAFVFISLLYFFAHRWDYNAIDAGEETAMGLGVKVRQVRLFGMVFASLISSVIVAFVGVIGFVGLVCPHIVRRVIGDDYRFLIPGSALLGSLLLLGADMAARLVLAPRVLPVSVLTSFLGAPLFIWLITRRGRS; encoded by the coding sequence ATGCACTTGGAAGAAGGAACTCTTTCTCCTCTCTATAAGGAATATCAGGCGCGAAAGATTCTTTGGCTTTTTTCTGGGGGAGTCTTGCTCTGTGGCGTAATTGTACTCTCCATTTCCGTGGGAGCCGTACGTATTCCCCCTCTTGACGTGCTTTTTACCCTTTTAGGCCGGGGGGATACGAAGCGTTGGGCTATTATTATCTGGAATGTCCGTTTACCCCAAACACTGGCTGCTGTTGTTGCTGGGGCTGGCCTTTCTGTTGCTGGAGCTGTGATGCAATCTATTTTGCGAAATCCTCTAGGGTCCCCCTTTACCCTTGGCATTTCAAATGCAGCAGCTTTTGGGGCTGCTCTGTCGGTTATGGTGTTAGGGGCGGGACGCATGTTGAGCAGCCAATCTGATGCAGTTTCTATTTTGTCTCCTTTCGCCGCTACAGGAGCGGCTTTTTTCTCTAGCCTTGTGGCTACAGGTGTTATCCTTCTCTTGTCTAGAACTCGCGGTGCAACTCCTGAGTCCATGGCTTTATCAGGAGTTGCGCTGGCCTCTCTTTTTACGGCTGGTACCATGCTTTTACAGTATTTTGCTGACGATACCCAACTTGCAGCCATGGTTTTCTGGACCTTTGGGGACGTGGCGCGGGCTGGGTGGCGAGAATTAACAATTATAACTGCTTTTGTTTTCATATCTCTTCTCTACTTTTTTGCTCATCGCTGGGATTACAATGCTATTGATGCGGGGGAAGAAACAGCGATGGGGTTAGGGGTCAAAGTGCGGCAGGTGCGATTGTTCGGGATGGTTTTTGCCTCTCTTATCTCGTCGGTTATCGTAGCCTTCGTAGGGGTTATAGGTTTTGTAGGTCTTGTCTGTCCGCATATAGTTCGTCGAGTTATAGGCGATGACTATAGATTTCTTATTCCCGGATCTGCACTATTAGGCTCTCTGTTGCTCCTAGGGGCTGATATGGCAGCTCGTCTTGTGTTGGCTCCCAGAGTCTTGCCTGTTTCCGTCCTCACTTCTTTTCTAGGAGCGCCTCTCTTTATCTGGCTTATTACCAGGAGGGGGCGATCTTGA